Proteins encoded by one window of Arabidopsis thaliana chromosome 2, partial sequence:
- the ASY3 gene encoding asynaptic protein (unknown protein; FUNCTIONS IN: molecular_function unknown; INVOLVED IN: biological_process unknown; LOCATED IN: cellular_component unknown.) yields MSDYRSFGSNYHPSSQSRKISIGVMADSQPKRNLVPDKDDGDVIARVEKLKSATVTELQANKKEKSDLAAKQRNSAQVTGHVTSPWRSPRSSHRKLGTLESVLCKQTSSLSGSKGLNKGLNGAHQTPARESFQNCPISSPQHSLGELNGGRNDRVMDRSPERMEEPPSAVLQQKVASQREKMDKPGKETNGTTDVLRSKLWEILGKASPANNEDVNSETPEVEKTNFKLSQDKGSNDDPLIKPRHNSDSIETDSESPENATRRPVTRSLLQRRVGAKGVQKKTKAGANLGRKCTEQVNSVFSFEEGLRGKIGTAVNSSVMPKKQRGRRKNTVVKCRKAHSRKKDEADWSRKEASKSNTPPRSESTETGKRSSSSDKKGSSHDLHPQSKARKQKPDISTREGDFHPSPEAEAAALPEMSQGLSKNGDKHERPSNIFREKSVEPENEFQSPTFGYKAPISSPSPCCSPEASPLQPRNISPTLDETETPIFSFGTKKTSQGTTGQASDTEKRLPDFLEKKRDYSFRRESSPEPNEDLVLSDPSSDERDSDGSREDSPVLGHNISPEERETANWTNERSMLGPSSVKRNSNLKGIGRVVLSPPSPLSKGIDKTDSFQHCSEMDEDEDEGLGRAVALFAMALQNFERKLKSAAEKKSSEIIASVSEEIHLELENIKSHIITEAGKTSNLAKTKRKHAETRLQEQEEKMRMIHEKFKDDVSHHLEDFKSTIEELEANQSELKGSIKKQRTSHQKLIAHFEGGIETKLDDATKRIDSSARGKMLQLKMIVAECLRDD; encoded by the exons ATGAGCGACTATAGAAGCTTCGGCAGTAACTACCATCCATCAAGTCAATCTAGAAAGATTTCTATAGGAGTTATGGCTGATTCACAACCGAAAAGGAATCTTGTGCCAGATAAGGATGATGGAGATGTTATTGCTAGAGTAGAAAAGTTGAAATCAGCCACCGTAACTGAATTACAGGcgaacaagaaagagaaaagtgatTTAGCTGCCAAGCAAAGGAATTCAGCTCAGGTCACAGGACATGTGACCTCACCTTGGAGGTCTCCGAGATCGTCTCATCGGAAATTAGGGACTCTTGAGAGTGTTCTTTGTAAGCAAACATCTAGTTTGTCTGGTAGCAAAGGATTAAACAAGGGACTTAATGGAGCACATCAGACACCAGCTCGTGAATCATTTCAAAACTGTCCCATTTCGAGTCCTCAGCACAGTCTTGGTGAGCTGAATGGTGGCAGGAACGATAGAGTGATGGATAGGAGTCCAGAGAGGATGGAAGAACCTCCATCTGCAGTCTTGCAGCAAAAGGTTGCCtcacagagagagaagatggaTAAGCCAGGGAAGGAGACAAATGGAACTACTGATGTTTTGAGATCAAAACTGTGGGAGATATTGGGAAAAGCTTCACCAGCAAATAATGAAGATGTGAACTCTGAGACCCCAGAAGTTGAGAAGACCAACTTCAAGTTGAGTCAAGACAAGGGTTCAAATGATGATCCTCTTATTAAGCCTAGACACAATTCAGATTCTATCGAAACTGATTCTGAAAGCCCTGAAAATGCTACCAGAAGGCCAGTAACCAGATCTTTGTTGCAGAGGAGGGTAGGAGCCAAAGGTGTccagaagaaaaccaaagctGGTGCCAACTTAGGTCGCAAGTGCACAGAACAAGTAAATAgtgtattttcttttgaggAAGGTTTGCGCGGAAAAATTGGCACTGCTGTGAATTCCAGTGTTATGCCAAAGAAACAAAGGggtagaagaaaaaacactgTTGTAAAATGCCGTAAGGCTCATTCTCGAAAAAAGGATGAAGCTGATTGGAGTCGGAAGGAGGCGAGCAAGAGCAATACTCCACCACGTTCTGAAAGCACAGAAACTGGCAAAAGATCTTCATCTTCAGACAAAAAGGGAAGTTCCCATGACCTTCATCCACAGAGCAAAGCCCGGAAACAGAAACCAGATATTAGCACAAGGGAAGGAGATTTTCATCCATCGCCAGAAGCTGAGGCAGCAGCTCTGCCAGAGATGTCCCAGGGATTATCTAAAAATGGCGATAAACATGAACGGCCGAGTAATATTTTCAGGGAAAAGTCTGTTGAGCCAGAAAACGAATTCCAGAGTCCAACCTTTGGATATAAAGCACCAATCTCAAGTCCTTCCCCATGTTGTTCTCCAGAAGCATCTCCTTTGCAACCTAGGAATATTAGTCCCACATTAGATGAGACGGAAACACCAATATTTAGCTTCGGTACTAAGAAAACCTCTCAAGGGACAACAGGCCAAGCGTCAGATACAGAAAAGAGATTGCCT gatttcttggagaagaaaagagattatTCTTTCAGAAGAGAAAGTTCTCCTGAGCCAAATGAAGATTTAGTTCTGTCTGATCCGTCGTCTGATGAGCGAGACTCAGATGGTTCAAGAGAAGATTCACCAGTGTTAGGCCATAACATCA GCCCCGAAGAAAGAGAAACTGCCAATTGGACTAATGAGAGATCTATGTTAGGCCCTAGCTCAGTTAAACGGAACTCTAACCTTAAGGGCATTGGACGTGTCGTGTTAAGTCCTCCCTCCCCTTTGTCAAAAG GGATCGATAAAACTGATTCCTTCCAGCATTGTTCAGAGAtggatgaggatgaagatgaaggCTTGGGAAG GGCTGTTGCATTGTTCGCTATGGCtcttcaaaactttgagaGAAAACTGAAATCTGCAGCTGAAAAGAAGTCCTCAGAAATTATAGCATCAGTCTCCGAGGAGATACATCTGGAGTTGGAGAATATCAAGTCCCATATCATAACAGAAGC GGGAAAGACAAGTAACCTAGCCAAAACTAAGAGAAAGCATGCCGAAACAAGATTACAAG agcaagaagagaaaatgagaatgaTCCATGAAAAGTTCAAGGACGATGTCAGCCATCATCTTGAAGATTTTAAGAGTACTATCGAAGAGCTTGAAGCAAACCAGTCAGAGCTGAAAGGAAGCATAAAGAAGCAAA GAACAtcacaccaaaaactcattgCACATTTTGAAGGAGGCATCGAGACAAAACTGGACGATGCGACCAAAAGAATCGATTCT TCTGCGAGAGGAAAGATGCTGCAGCTGAAGATGATTGTCGCAGAATGTTTGAGGGATGATTGA
- the ASY3 gene encoding asynaptic protein (unknown protein; Has 3995 Blast hits to 3325 proteins in 374 species: Archae - 19; Bacteria - 205; Metazoa - 2201; Fungi - 364; Plants - 149; Viruses - 22; Other Eukaryotes - 1035 (source: NCBI BLink).), with protein sequence MSDYRSFGSNYHPSSQSRKISIGVMADSQPKRNLVPDKDDGDVIARVEKLKSATVTELQANKKEKSDLAAKQRNSAQVTGHVTSPWRSPRSSHRKLGTLESVLCKQTSSLSGSKGLNKGLNGAHQTPARESFQNCPISSPQHSLGELNGGRNDRVMDRSPERMEEPPSAVLQQKVASQREKMDKPGKETNGTTDVLRSKLWEILGKASPANNEDVNSETPEVEKTNFKLSQDKGSNDDPLIKPRHNSDSIETDSESPENATRRPVTRSLLQRRVGAKGVQKKTKAGANLGRKCTEQVNSVFSFEEGLRGKIGTAVNSSVMPKKQRGRRKNTVVKCRKAHSRKKDEADWSRKEASKSNTPPRSESTETGKRSSSSDKKGSSHDLHPQSKARKQKPDISTREGDFHPSPEAEAAALPEMSQGLSKNGDKHERPSNIFREKSVEPENEFQSPTFGYKAPISSPSPCCSPEASPLQPRNISPTLDETETPIFSFGTKKTSQGTTGQASDTEKRLPDFLEKKRDYSFRRESSPEPNEDLVLSDPSSDERDSDGSREDSPVLGHNISPEERETANWTNERSMLGPSSVKRNSNLKGIGRVVLSPPSPLSKGIDKTDSFQHCSEMDEDEDEGLGRAVALFAMALQNFERKLKSAAEKKSSEIIASVSEEIHLELENIKSHIITEAGKTSNLAKTKRKHAETRLQEQEEKMRMIHEKFKDDVSHHLEDFKSTIEELEANQSELKGSIKKQRTSHQKLIAHFEGGIETKLDDATKRIDSVNKSARGKMLQLKMIVAECLRDD encoded by the exons ATGAGCGACTATAGAAGCTTCGGCAGTAACTACCATCCATCAAGTCAATCTAGAAAGATTTCTATAGGAGTTATGGCTGATTCACAACCGAAAAGGAATCTTGTGCCAGATAAGGATGATGGAGATGTTATTGCTAGAGTAGAAAAGTTGAAATCAGCCACCGTAACTGAATTACAGGcgaacaagaaagagaaaagtgatTTAGCTGCCAAGCAAAGGAATTCAGCTCAGGTCACAGGACATGTGACCTCACCTTGGAGGTCTCCGAGATCGTCTCATCGGAAATTAGGGACTCTTGAGAGTGTTCTTTGTAAGCAAACATCTAGTTTGTCTGGTAGCAAAGGATTAAACAAGGGACTTAATGGAGCACATCAGACACCAGCTCGTGAATCATTTCAAAACTGTCCCATTTCGAGTCCTCAGCACAGTCTTGGTGAGCTGAATGGTGGCAGGAACGATAGAGTGATGGATAGGAGTCCAGAGAGGATGGAAGAACCTCCATCTGCAGTCTTGCAGCAAAAGGTTGCCtcacagagagagaagatggaTAAGCCAGGGAAGGAGACAAATGGAACTACTGATGTTTTGAGATCAAAACTGTGGGAGATATTGGGAAAAGCTTCACCAGCAAATAATGAAGATGTGAACTCTGAGACCCCAGAAGTTGAGAAGACCAACTTCAAGTTGAGTCAAGACAAGGGTTCAAATGATGATCCTCTTATTAAGCCTAGACACAATTCAGATTCTATCGAAACTGATTCTGAAAGCCCTGAAAATGCTACCAGAAGGCCAGTAACCAGATCTTTGTTGCAGAGGAGGGTAGGAGCCAAAGGTGTccagaagaaaaccaaagctGGTGCCAACTTAGGTCGCAAGTGCACAGAACAAGTAAATAgtgtattttcttttgaggAAGGTTTGCGCGGAAAAATTGGCACTGCTGTGAATTCCAGTGTTATGCCAAAGAAACAAAGGggtagaagaaaaaacactgTTGTAAAATGCCGTAAGGCTCATTCTCGAAAAAAGGATGAAGCTGATTGGAGTCGGAAGGAGGCGAGCAAGAGCAATACTCCACCACGTTCTGAAAGCACAGAAACTGGCAAAAGATCTTCATCTTCAGACAAAAAGGGAAGTTCCCATGACCTTCATCCACAGAGCAAAGCCCGGAAACAGAAACCAGATATTAGCACAAGGGAAGGAGATTTTCATCCATCGCCAGAAGCTGAGGCAGCAGCTCTGCCAGAGATGTCCCAGGGATTATCTAAAAATGGCGATAAACATGAACGGCCGAGTAATATTTTCAGGGAAAAGTCTGTTGAGCCAGAAAACGAATTCCAGAGTCCAACCTTTGGATATAAAGCACCAATCTCAAGTCCTTCCCCATGTTGTTCTCCAGAAGCATCTCCTTTGCAACCTAGGAATATTAGTCCCACATTAGATGAGACGGAAACACCAATATTTAGCTTCGGTACTAAGAAAACCTCTCAAGGGACAACAGGCCAAGCGTCAGATACAGAAAAGAGATTGCCT gatttcttggagaagaaaagagattatTCTTTCAGAAGAGAAAGTTCTCCTGAGCCAAATGAAGATTTAGTTCTGTCTGATCCGTCGTCTGATGAGCGAGACTCAGATGGTTCAAGAGAAGATTCACCAGTGTTAGGCCATAACATCA GCCCCGAAGAAAGAGAAACTGCCAATTGGACTAATGAGAGATCTATGTTAGGCCCTAGCTCAGTTAAACGGAACTCTAACCTTAAGGGCATTGGACGTGTCGTGTTAAGTCCTCCCTCCCCTTTGTCAAAAG GGATCGATAAAACTGATTCCTTCCAGCATTGTTCAGAGAtggatgaggatgaagatgaaggCTTGGGAAG GGCTGTTGCATTGTTCGCTATGGCtcttcaaaactttgagaGAAAACTGAAATCTGCAGCTGAAAAGAAGTCCTCAGAAATTATAGCATCAGTCTCCGAGGAGATACATCTGGAGTTGGAGAATATCAAGTCCCATATCATAACAGAAGC GGGAAAGACAAGTAACCTAGCCAAAACTAAGAGAAAGCATGCCGAAACAAGATTACAAG agcaagaagagaaaatgagaatgaTCCATGAAAAGTTCAAGGACGATGTCAGCCATCATCTTGAAGATTTTAAGAGTACTATCGAAGAGCTTGAAGCAAACCAGTCAGAGCTGAAAGGAAGCATAAAGAAGCAAA GAACAtcacaccaaaaactcattgCACATTTTGAAGGAGGCATCGAGACAAAACTGGACGATGCGACCAAAAGAATCGATTCTGTAAACAAG TCTGCGAGAGGAAAGATGCTGCAGCTGAAGATGATTGTCGCAGAATGTTTGAGGGATGATTGA
- the ASY3 gene encoding asynaptic protein — MSDYRSFGSNYHPSSQSRKISIGVMADSQPKRNLVPDKDDGDVIARVEKLKSATVTELQANKKEKSDLAAKQRNSAQVTGHVTSPWRSPRSSHRKLGTLESVLCKQTSSLSGSKGLNKGLNGAHQTPARESFQNCPISSPQHSLGELNGGRNDRVMDRSPERMEEPPSAVLQQKVASQREKMDKPGKETNGTTDVLRSKLWEILGKASPANNEDVNSETPEVEKTNFKLSQDKGSNDDPLIKPRHNSDSIETDSESPENATRRPVTRSLLQRRVGAKGVQKKTKAGANLGRKCTEQVNSVFSFEEGLRGKIGTAVNSSVMPKKQRGRRKNTVVKCRKAHSRKKDEADWSRKEASKSNTPPRSESTETGKRSSSSDKKGSSHDLHPQSKARKQKPDISTREGDFHPSPEAEAAALPEMSQGLSKNGDKHERPSNIFREKSVEPENEFQSPTFGYKAPISSPSPCCSPEASPLQPRNISPTLDETETPIFSFGTKKTSQGTTGQASDTEKRLPDFLEKKRDYSFRRESSPEPNEDLVLSDPSSDERDSDGSREDSPVLGHNISPEERETANWTNERSMLGPSSVKRNSNLKGIGRVVLSPPSPLSKGIDKTDSFQHCSEMDEDEDEGLGRAVALFAMALQNFERKLKSAAEKKSSEIIASVSEEIHLELENIKSHIITEAGKTSNLAKTKRKHAETRLQEQEEKMRMIHEKFKDDVSHHLEDFKSTIEELEANQSELKGSIKKQRTSHQKLIAHFEGGIETKLDDATKRIDSVNKASHCSAS, encoded by the exons ATGAGCGACTATAGAAGCTTCGGCAGTAACTACCATCCATCAAGTCAATCTAGAAAGATTTCTATAGGAGTTATGGCTGATTCACAACCGAAAAGGAATCTTGTGCCAGATAAGGATGATGGAGATGTTATTGCTAGAGTAGAAAAGTTGAAATCAGCCACCGTAACTGAATTACAGGcgaacaagaaagagaaaagtgatTTAGCTGCCAAGCAAAGGAATTCAGCTCAGGTCACAGGACATGTGACCTCACCTTGGAGGTCTCCGAGATCGTCTCATCGGAAATTAGGGACTCTTGAGAGTGTTCTTTGTAAGCAAACATCTAGTTTGTCTGGTAGCAAAGGATTAAACAAGGGACTTAATGGAGCACATCAGACACCAGCTCGTGAATCATTTCAAAACTGTCCCATTTCGAGTCCTCAGCACAGTCTTGGTGAGCTGAATGGTGGCAGGAACGATAGAGTGATGGATAGGAGTCCAGAGAGGATGGAAGAACCTCCATCTGCAGTCTTGCAGCAAAAGGTTGCCtcacagagagagaagatggaTAAGCCAGGGAAGGAGACAAATGGAACTACTGATGTTTTGAGATCAAAACTGTGGGAGATATTGGGAAAAGCTTCACCAGCAAATAATGAAGATGTGAACTCTGAGACCCCAGAAGTTGAGAAGACCAACTTCAAGTTGAGTCAAGACAAGGGTTCAAATGATGATCCTCTTATTAAGCCTAGACACAATTCAGATTCTATCGAAACTGATTCTGAAAGCCCTGAAAATGCTACCAGAAGGCCAGTAACCAGATCTTTGTTGCAGAGGAGGGTAGGAGCCAAAGGTGTccagaagaaaaccaaagctGGTGCCAACTTAGGTCGCAAGTGCACAGAACAAGTAAATAgtgtattttcttttgaggAAGGTTTGCGCGGAAAAATTGGCACTGCTGTGAATTCCAGTGTTATGCCAAAGAAACAAAGGggtagaagaaaaaacactgTTGTAAAATGCCGTAAGGCTCATTCTCGAAAAAAGGATGAAGCTGATTGGAGTCGGAAGGAGGCGAGCAAGAGCAATACTCCACCACGTTCTGAAAGCACAGAAACTGGCAAAAGATCTTCATCTTCAGACAAAAAGGGAAGTTCCCATGACCTTCATCCACAGAGCAAAGCCCGGAAACAGAAACCAGATATTAGCACAAGGGAAGGAGATTTTCATCCATCGCCAGAAGCTGAGGCAGCAGCTCTGCCAGAGATGTCCCAGGGATTATCTAAAAATGGCGATAAACATGAACGGCCGAGTAATATTTTCAGGGAAAAGTCTGTTGAGCCAGAAAACGAATTCCAGAGTCCAACCTTTGGATATAAAGCACCAATCTCAAGTCCTTCCCCATGTTGTTCTCCAGAAGCATCTCCTTTGCAACCTAGGAATATTAGTCCCACATTAGATGAGACGGAAACACCAATATTTAGCTTCGGTACTAAGAAAACCTCTCAAGGGACAACAGGCCAAGCGTCAGATACAGAAAAGAGATTGCCT gatttcttggagaagaaaagagattatTCTTTCAGAAGAGAAAGTTCTCCTGAGCCAAATGAAGATTTAGTTCTGTCTGATCCGTCGTCTGATGAGCGAGACTCAGATGGTTCAAGAGAAGATTCACCAGTGTTAGGCCATAACATCA GCCCCGAAGAAAGAGAAACTGCCAATTGGACTAATGAGAGATCTATGTTAGGCCCTAGCTCAGTTAAACGGAACTCTAACCTTAAGGGCATTGGACGTGTCGTGTTAAGTCCTCCCTCCCCTTTGTCAAAAG GGATCGATAAAACTGATTCCTTCCAGCATTGTTCAGAGAtggatgaggatgaagatgaaggCTTGGGAAG GGCTGTTGCATTGTTCGCTATGGCtcttcaaaactttgagaGAAAACTGAAATCTGCAGCTGAAAAGAAGTCCTCAGAAATTATAGCATCAGTCTCCGAGGAGATACATCTGGAGTTGGAGAATATCAAGTCCCATATCATAACAGAAGC GGGAAAGACAAGTAACCTAGCCAAAACTAAGAGAAAGCATGCCGAAACAAGATTACAAG agcaagaagagaaaatgagaatgaTCCATGAAAAGTTCAAGGACGATGTCAGCCATCATCTTGAAGATTTTAAGAGTACTATCGAAGAGCTTGAAGCAAACCAGTCAGAGCTGAAAGGAAGCATAAAGAAGCAAA GAACAtcacaccaaaaactcattgCACATTTTGAAGGAGGCATCGAGACAAAACTGGACGATGCGACCAAAAGAATCGATTCTGTAAACAAGGCAAGTCATTGTTCTGCTTCTTAA
- the ASY3 gene encoding asynaptic protein: protein MSDYRSFGSNYHPSSQSRKISIGVMADSQPKRNLVPDKDDGDVIARVEKLKSATVTELQANKKEKSDLAAKQRNSAQVTGHVTSPWRSPRSSHRKLGTLESVLCKQTSSLSGSKGLNKGLNGAHQTPARESFQNCPISSPQHSLGELNGGRNDRVMDRSPERMEEPPSAVLQQKVASQREKMDKPGKETNGTTDVLRSKLWEILGKASPANNEDVNSETPEVEKTNFKLSQDKGSNDDPLIKPRHNSDSIETDSESPENATRRPVTRSLLQRRVGAKGVQKKTKAGANLGRKCTEQVNSVFSFEEGLRGKIGTAVNSSVMPKKQRGRRKNTVVKCRKAHSRKKDEADWSRKEASKSNTPPRSESTETGKRSSSSDKKGSSHDLHPQSKARKQKPDISTREGDFHPSPEAEAAALPEMSQGLSKNGDKHERPSNIFREKSVEPENEFQSPTFGYKAPISSPSPCCSPEASPLQPRNISPTLDETETPIFSFGTKKTSQGTTGQASDTEKRLPDFLEKKRDYSFRRESSPEPNEDLVLSDPSSDERDSDGSREDSPVLGHNISPEERETANWTNERSMLGPSSVKRNSNLKGIGRVVLSPPSPLSKGIDKTDSFQHCSEMDEDEDEGLGRAVALFAMALQNFERKLKSAAEKKSSEIIASVSEEIHLELENIKSHIITEAGKTSNLAKTKRKHAETRLQEQEEKMRMIHEKFKDDVSHHLEDFKSTIEELEANQSELKGSIKKQSMLTSVIPAFTTTNSNTRNT, encoded by the exons ATGAGCGACTATAGAAGCTTCGGCAGTAACTACCATCCATCAAGTCAATCTAGAAAGATTTCTATAGGAGTTATGGCTGATTCACAACCGAAAAGGAATCTTGTGCCAGATAAGGATGATGGAGATGTTATTGCTAGAGTAGAAAAGTTGAAATCAGCCACCGTAACTGAATTACAGGcgaacaagaaagagaaaagtgatTTAGCTGCCAAGCAAAGGAATTCAGCTCAGGTCACAGGACATGTGACCTCACCTTGGAGGTCTCCGAGATCGTCTCATCGGAAATTAGGGACTCTTGAGAGTGTTCTTTGTAAGCAAACATCTAGTTTGTCTGGTAGCAAAGGATTAAACAAGGGACTTAATGGAGCACATCAGACACCAGCTCGTGAATCATTTCAAAACTGTCCCATTTCGAGTCCTCAGCACAGTCTTGGTGAGCTGAATGGTGGCAGGAACGATAGAGTGATGGATAGGAGTCCAGAGAGGATGGAAGAACCTCCATCTGCAGTCTTGCAGCAAAAGGTTGCCtcacagagagagaagatggaTAAGCCAGGGAAGGAGACAAATGGAACTACTGATGTTTTGAGATCAAAACTGTGGGAGATATTGGGAAAAGCTTCACCAGCAAATAATGAAGATGTGAACTCTGAGACCCCAGAAGTTGAGAAGACCAACTTCAAGTTGAGTCAAGACAAGGGTTCAAATGATGATCCTCTTATTAAGCCTAGACACAATTCAGATTCTATCGAAACTGATTCTGAAAGCCCTGAAAATGCTACCAGAAGGCCAGTAACCAGATCTTTGTTGCAGAGGAGGGTAGGAGCCAAAGGTGTccagaagaaaaccaaagctGGTGCCAACTTAGGTCGCAAGTGCACAGAACAAGTAAATAgtgtattttcttttgaggAAGGTTTGCGCGGAAAAATTGGCACTGCTGTGAATTCCAGTGTTATGCCAAAGAAACAAAGGggtagaagaaaaaacactgTTGTAAAATGCCGTAAGGCTCATTCTCGAAAAAAGGATGAAGCTGATTGGAGTCGGAAGGAGGCGAGCAAGAGCAATACTCCACCACGTTCTGAAAGCACAGAAACTGGCAAAAGATCTTCATCTTCAGACAAAAAGGGAAGTTCCCATGACCTTCATCCACAGAGCAAAGCCCGGAAACAGAAACCAGATATTAGCACAAGGGAAGGAGATTTTCATCCATCGCCAGAAGCTGAGGCAGCAGCTCTGCCAGAGATGTCCCAGGGATTATCTAAAAATGGCGATAAACATGAACGGCCGAGTAATATTTTCAGGGAAAAGTCTGTTGAGCCAGAAAACGAATTCCAGAGTCCAACCTTTGGATATAAAGCACCAATCTCAAGTCCTTCCCCATGTTGTTCTCCAGAAGCATCTCCTTTGCAACCTAGGAATATTAGTCCCACATTAGATGAGACGGAAACACCAATATTTAGCTTCGGTACTAAGAAAACCTCTCAAGGGACAACAGGCCAAGCGTCAGATACAGAAAAGAGATTGCCT gatttcttggagaagaaaagagattatTCTTTCAGAAGAGAAAGTTCTCCTGAGCCAAATGAAGATTTAGTTCTGTCTGATCCGTCGTCTGATGAGCGAGACTCAGATGGTTCAAGAGAAGATTCACCAGTGTTAGGCCATAACATCA GCCCCGAAGAAAGAGAAACTGCCAATTGGACTAATGAGAGATCTATGTTAGGCCCTAGCTCAGTTAAACGGAACTCTAACCTTAAGGGCATTGGACGTGTCGTGTTAAGTCCTCCCTCCCCTTTGTCAAAAG GGATCGATAAAACTGATTCCTTCCAGCATTGTTCAGAGAtggatgaggatgaagatgaaggCTTGGGAAG GGCTGTTGCATTGTTCGCTATGGCtcttcaaaactttgagaGAAAACTGAAATCTGCAGCTGAAAAGAAGTCCTCAGAAATTATAGCATCAGTCTCCGAGGAGATACATCTGGAGTTGGAGAATATCAAGTCCCATATCATAACAGAAGC GGGAAAGACAAGTAACCTAGCCAAAACTAAGAGAAAGCATGCCGAAACAAGATTACAAG agcaagaagagaaaatgagaatgaTCCATGAAAAGTTCAAGGACGATGTCAGCCATCATCTTGAAGATTTTAAGAGTACTATCGAAGAGCTTGAAGCAAACCAGTCAGAGCTGAAAGGAAGCATAAAGAAGCAAAGTATGTTAACTTCTGTAATTCCTGCTTTTACTACAACGAATTCTAACACTAGAAATACTTGA